In Arthrobacter citreus, a single genomic region encodes these proteins:
- a CDS encoding GNAT family N-acetyltransferase produces the protein MEILIRPVEISDAKALHRICTQENVFPYMIFLPSMRIDMMENRIRNLQANEYEFVAECNGDVVGLVGLVQRTGRRSHVGDLFIATDGNHHNKGIGKALLRKVLDLADHWLMLERVELGVLETNPMAQALYEKFGFNVEGVKKGNIKANGRFVDEIMMARLRPAGALS, from the coding sequence ATGGAAATCTTGATAAGACCAGTAGAAATAAGTGATGCGAAAGCACTTCATAGGATATGTACTCAAGAAAATGTTTTTCCTTATATGATTTTTTTACCTAGTATGAGAATAGACATGATGGAAAATAGAATTAGAAACCTACAAGCAAATGAATATGAATTTGTAGCTGAATGTAATGGAGATGTAGTAGGGCTAGTTGGTTTAGTGCAAAGAACTGGACGCAGGTCTCATGTAGGAGATTTATTTATTGCGACTGATGGAAATCATCATAATAAAGGAATTGGCAAGGCTTTACTTAGAAAAGTTTTAGATTTAGCTGATCATTGGCTAATGCTAGAAAGAGTAGAACTAGGAGTGTTAGAAACAAACCCTATGGCACAGGCGTTATATGAAAAGTTTGGTTTTAACGTTGAGGGAGTTAAGAAGGGGAATATTAAAGCAAATGGCCGGTTTGTTGATGAAATTATGATGGCGCGATTGAGACCGGCTGGTGCATTATCATAG
- a CDS encoding helix-turn-helix domain-containing protein yields the protein MDYGMMIFHHRKKLGWTQEKLCEGICSVSHLSKIENGTKEAGIETIGLLLKKMQVEVDENDIIDEVTIQLKRLWNSIERADYDSSKMLYEELINKEEKINYTNISNDFYITIWRYYIFIEDLKKAKKKWKQLEVKMKKFSQYESIKYLFTLSIYYIKEKRYNDSLQVMDEVQEITPNLEIDFQEYCFYRALVYSYINQTSLSMYFCNKAIPIFLQNNNIKRILDAKMLLSLQLIKSKLLDRAEQFLIEILDASVILSDKTIQMSALHNLGYLYYHSSQHKKAIRYYEEYLSNIQEGTEEYFLVISNIANNMMIMNNYETATQLLCENLSKIKDRNSASYIRMKVLLLEAKKDEANLVTYLRKVALPLWIEYNDHEKLIKYYGVVADYYEKHESLENQNLLYKEYNNTLLKIIESRK from the coding sequence ATGGATTATGGTATGATGATCTTTCATCATCGAAAGAAATTAGGTTGGACTCAGGAGAAATTATGTGAAGGGATTTGTTCTGTTTCACACTTAAGTAAAATTGAAAATGGTACAAAAGAAGCTGGTATAGAAACGATTGGGTTACTTTTAAAGAAGATGCAAGTCGAGGTAGATGAGAATGACATTATAGATGAAGTGACTATTCAGCTCAAACGATTATGGAATTCTATAGAGCGAGCTGACTATGACTCAAGCAAAATGCTATATGAAGAATTAATCAATAAGGAAGAAAAAATAAATTATACTAATATATCAAATGATTTTTATATTACAATTTGGAGATATTATATTTTTATCGAAGATCTTAAAAAAGCAAAGAAAAAATGGAAACAACTTGAAGTAAAAATGAAGAAATTTTCCCAATATGAATCAATAAAATATTTGTTTACACTATCAATATATTACATAAAAGAAAAAAGATACAATGATTCACTTCAAGTAATGGATGAAGTCCAAGAAATTACACCGAACCTTGAAATTGATTTTCAAGAATACTGCTTTTATAGAGCTTTAGTATACAGTTATATTAATCAGACCTCTTTATCAATGTATTTTTGTAATAAGGCAATCCCTATTTTTCTACAAAATAATAATATTAAACGAATTCTAGATGCAAAAATGTTACTTTCACTTCAATTAATTAAAAGTAAGCTATTAGATCGAGCTGAGCAATTTCTAATCGAAATTCTAGATGCTTCTGTAATACTAAGCGATAAAACGATACAAATGAGTGCATTACATAATTTAGGCTATTTATACTATCATTCTAGTCAACATAAAAAGGCGATTAGATATTATGAAGAATACTTATCGAACATACAAGAGGGAACTGAGGAGTATTTTTTAGTCATTTCAAATATAGCTAACAATATGATGATCATGAACAATTACGAGACTGCTACTCAATTGTTATGCGAAAATCTATCTAAAATAAAAGATAGAAATAGTGCATCTTATATTAGAATGAAAGTTTTATTACTTGAAGCAAAAAAGGATGAGGCTAATTTAGTGACTTATTTACGTAAAGTTGCTTTGCCATTATGGATTGAATATAATGACCACGAAAAATTAATTAAATATTATGGGGTTGTTGCAGATTACTATGAAAAACACGAATCATTAGAAAATCAAAACTTGTTATATAAAGAATACAATAACACTCTATTAAAAATAATCGAAAGCAGGAAATAA
- a CDS encoding YebC/PmpR family DNA-binding transcriptional regulator has protein sequence MGRKWNNIKEKKASKDANTSRVYAKFGREIYVAAKQGEPDPESNQALKVVLERAKTYSVPKHIVDRAIEKAKGGSEESFDELRYEGFGPNGSMVIVDALTNNVNRTAAEVRAAFSKNGGNLGVTGSVSYMFDATAVIGIEGKSSDEVLEILMEADVDVRDILEEDESVIVYADQDQFYSMQEAFKNAGITEYTVAELTMLAQNDIELPEDGLAKFEKMLDVLEDLEDVQRVYHNVDLGE, from the coding sequence ATGGGTCGTAAATGGAATAATATTAAAGAAAAGAAAGCTTCAAAAGATGCAAATACTAGTCGTGTTTATGCAAAGTTTGGACGTGAAATATATGTAGCAGCGAAGCAAGGTGAGCCGGATCCAGAATCAAACCAAGCTTTAAAAGTTGTTCTTGAGCGTGCGAAAACATATAGTGTACCAAAGCATATCGTTGATCGTGCGATTGAAAAGGCAAAAGGTGGTTCTGAAGAGAGCTTTGATGAACTTCGTTACGAAGGATTTGGACCTAATGGTTCGATGGTAATTGTTGATGCATTAACAAATAACGTAAACCGTACAGCAGCAGAGGTTCGTGCTGCATTTAGTAAAAATGGTGGTAATCTTGGCGTAACAGGTTCAGTATCATATATGTTCGATGCAACTGCTGTAATTGGAATTGAAGGTAAATCTTCTGATGAAGTGCTTGAAATTTTAATGGAAGCAGACGTAGATGTTCGTGATATTTTAGAAGAAGATGAGTCCGTTATTGTTTATGCTGATCAAGATCAGTTCTATTCAATGCAAGAAGCATTTAAAAATGCCGGCATTACAGAATATACGGTAGCTGAATTAACAATGCTAGCGCAAAATGATATCGAATTACCAGAAGATGGTCTAGCTAAATTTGAAAAAATGTTAGATGTTCTTGAGGATTTAGAAGATGTTCAACGTGTTTACCACAATGTAGACTTAGGTGAATAA
- a CDS encoding cupin domain-containing protein, with product MVNMNPEYWISKLKLEAHPEGGHYKSTYQSNEQISDQELSVNFDDHRLLYTSIYFLLQSHDISHFHRLKSDELWYFHAGSSLTIHVIHENGQYEEIKLGLNLENGEVLQYLVPKNSIFGSSVMEENTFSLVGCMVSPGFDFKDFELFTREQLHKKYPEHKEIINKLAYEVLPF from the coding sequence ATGGTAAACATGAATCCTGAATATTGGATTTCCAAACTTAAATTAGAAGCTCATCCAGAAGGTGGACATTACAAATCTACCTATCAATCAAATGAACAAATTTCAGATCAAGAATTATCCGTAAATTTTGATGACCACAGATTGCTTTATACTAGTATTTACTTTTTACTACAATCACATGATATTTCTCATTTTCACAGACTAAAATCTGATGAATTATGGTATTTCCATGCAGGCAGTTCATTGACAATTCATGTTATCCATGAAAATGGTCAATACGAAGAAATTAAATTAGGATTAAATTTAGAAAACGGAGAAGTTCTACAATATTTAGTTCCAAAAAATTCAATTTTCGGATCCTCAGTTATGGAAGAAAATACTTTTTCGCTAGTAGGATGCATGGTTTCACCAGGCTTTGATTTTAAGGATTTTGAATTATTCACTAGAGAACAATTACATAAGAAATATCCCGAGCATAAAGAGATTATTAATAAATTAGCATATGAAGTACTTCCTTTTTAA
- a CDS encoding SH3 domain-containing protein, with translation MKKKLVKSLVSTMALSGALLFSNGVVAQPTHANAAVVSAPISVYKVTASVLNVRSAPNTNSKVVDTLRKNDQIEIVKFYNASWAQIKTTTTKNGIAYVSTNYLQKIPTIVSTKANLNLRTGPSTKNKVLTVIPKGAKVSFLGYQTTGKTQIDYNWAIVSYNGKKGFASTKYLNMK, from the coding sequence ATGAAGAAGAAATTAGTAAAATCATTAGTTTCAACTATGGCATTATCAGGAGCATTATTATTCTCAAATGGAGTAGTAGCACAACCAACTCATGCTAATGCAGCAGTAGTAAGTGCTCCAATTAGTGTATATAAAGTAACTGCGAGTGTATTAAATGTACGCAGTGCACCAAACACAAACTCTAAAGTTGTAGACACATTAAGAAAGAATGATCAAATCGAAATTGTGAAATTCTATAATGCTAGCTGGGCACAAATTAAAACAACAACTACTAAAAACGGTATTGCATATGTAAGCACGAACTACTTACAAAAGATCCCAACTATAGTTTCAACAAAAGCAAATTTAAATTTACGCACTGGTCCTAGTACAAAAAATAAAGTTCTTACGGTAATACCTAAAGGTGCAAAAGTTAGTTTCCTTGGCTATCAAACAACTGGTAAAACCCAAATCGATTATAATTGGGCAATCGTTTCTTACAATGGAAAGAAAGGATTTGCTAGTACTAAATATTTAAATATGAAGTAA
- a CDS encoding catalase translates to MDNQANNDEILTNRQGHPVTDNQNVRTVGNRGPTTLENYDFLEKISHFDRERIPERVVHARGAGAHGYFEAYGKVGDHPIAKYTRAKLFQEKGKNTPVFVRFSTVVGGGHSPETLRDPRGFATKFYTEDGNWDLVGNNLKIFFIRDPLKFPDMVHSFKVDPVTNLPDPERMFDFLHLTPESTHMVTFIFSPWGIPANYRQMQGSGVNTYKWVNQDGEAVLVKYHWEPLKHEIKNLTQLEANEIQSTNYNHATQDLYEAIEKGDFPEWELCVQIMSDDEHPELDYDPLDPTKLWCPKKFPFLPVGKMVLNKNPENYFAEVEQVAFGTGVLVDGLDFSDDKLLQGRTFSYSDTQRHRVGTNYLQLPVNSPKTHVATNQRDGQMEYKVDIGPGQNPHVNYEPSSLGGLKEAPKTGKDHEPSYNKKLVRQKIDRPNDFIQAGNTYRAFDETEKNELVSNLVDALKVCKPHIQETMVGYFTKADEEYGRRVREGLEKANNNRSGHTSTEAADVASDKAKNMGHESDRY, encoded by the coding sequence ATGGATAATCAAGCAAACAATGATGAAATATTGACGAATCGACAAGGCCATCCGGTTACTGATAATCAAAATGTAAGAACAGTTGGTAATAGAGGACCAACAACTTTAGAAAACTATGACTTTCTTGAAAAAATCTCTCATTTTGACCGTGAACGAATTCCAGAACGAGTTGTGCATGCTCGTGGTGCTGGTGCACATGGGTACTTTGAAGCTTATGGAAAAGTTGGAGACCACCCGATTGCTAAATATACTAGAGCAAAATTGTTCCAAGAAAAGGGTAAAAACACACCTGTATTCGTTCGCTTTTCTACGGTTGTCGGTGGTGGACATTCCCCTGAAACTTTACGTGATCCGCGAGGTTTCGCTACAAAGTTTTATACTGAAGATGGTAACTGGGATTTAGTCGGTAATAATTTAAAAATCTTTTTTATCCGTGATCCATTGAAATTTCCAGATATGGTTCACTCATTCAAAGTGGATCCAGTAACAAATCTTCCTGACCCTGAAAGAATGTTTGACTTTCTTCATTTAACGCCTGAATCTACTCATATGGTTACATTTATATTTTCACCATGGGGTATTCCGGCTAACTATCGTCAAATGCAAGGGTCTGGTGTTAATACATATAAGTGGGTTAATCAAGATGGAGAAGCTGTTCTTGTTAAGTACCACTGGGAACCGCTAAAGCATGAAATTAAAAATCTAACGCAACTAGAAGCAAACGAAATCCAATCGACTAATTATAATCACGCAACTCAAGACCTTTACGAAGCAATTGAAAAAGGCGATTTTCCAGAATGGGAATTATGTGTACAAATCATGAGTGATGATGAACATCCAGAGCTTGATTACGATCCACTTGACCCTACAAAGCTTTGGTGCCCTAAGAAGTTCCCTTTTTTACCTGTTGGAAAAATGGTACTAAACAAAAATCCAGAAAACTATTTTGCAGAAGTTGAACAAGTTGCATTTGGGACAGGTGTACTAGTTGACGGACTTGATTTTTCAGATGATAAATTACTTCAAGGTCGTACATTTTCTTACTCGGATACACAACGTCATCGTGTTGGAACAAATTACTTACAACTACCCGTTAACTCACCGAAAACTCATGTAGCTACAAATCAACGAGATGGTCAAATGGAGTATAAAGTTGATATAGGACCTGGACAAAATCCACATGTAAACTATGAGCCTTCATCATTGGGTGGATTAAAAGAAGCACCGAAAACTGGAAAAGATCATGAGCCTTCCTACAATAAAAAACTTGTACGTCAAAAAATTGATCGACCGAATGACTTTATCCAAGCTGGTAACACATATCGTGCTTTTGACGAAACCGAGAAAAATGAATTAGTTTCAAATTTAGTCGATGCTTTAAAAGTATGTAAACCTCATATTCAAGAAACGATGGTTGGCTACTTTACAAAAGCCGACGAAGAATACGGCCGAAGAGTACGTGAAGGATTAGAAAAAGCAAATAACAATAGATCTGGACACACAAGTACCGAAGCCGCTGATGTCGCTTCTGACAAAGCGAAAAATATGGGGCATGAATCGGACCGATATTAA
- a CDS encoding transposase, with protein sequence MNKKGDPYDNACIESFHATLKKDLIYRRRFKTRSEAIKSINYYISKFYNEKRKHSKLGYSSPNKYERKNQKYVLEKVS encoded by the coding sequence ATGAATAAAAAAGGAGACCCCTATGATAATGCATGTATAGAATCATTTCATGCCACTTTAAAGAAGGACTTAATTTATAGAAGACGATTTAAAACACGATCAGAAGCGATAAAATCAATAAATTATTATATAAGTAAATTTTATAATGAAAAAAGAAAACACTCAAAATTAGGATACAGCTCACCAAATAAATACGAGAGAAAAAATCAAAAATATGTGCTAGAAAAAGTCTCATAA
- a CDS encoding aspartate aminotransferase family protein translates to MTSKLVSREQGDINSSTNRDTYWNRNLSEKARELFEEDQQYFLHQSLSTPVLNVLSKCDGAYLYDMDGKKYLDLHGNGVHNAGFNNDYVIEKVIDALKEKKTFTPRRYTNEQAVNLAKKLIEITPKGLDRVLFAPGGSEAIEMAVMLAKQITGKWKTISFWDSYHGTGFQAASIGGEELFKGGNGPMVPGALHVEFPNYLRNPWNFTNQEDVDNEILRQMTLLFEKEGEIACVIGEPISATPVMPSKNFWLKVKELCNKYGALLIFDEIIEGFGRTGKMFAFEHYVTPDILVLGKTLGGGLFPFAGIMSKEEYNILENRSIGHYTHEKNGICATAGLATIEYIENENLVENANRLGQYLIEELRKMVARYDILGGVDGIGFHLGIDIVKNKDTMQRGIEEAESIMYMCMENGLAFKLIEGNIITMRPSLILTKEEVDFILKTLEDAIKRVVSGEVYK, encoded by the coding sequence ATGACTAGTAAGTTAGTAAGTAGAGAACAAGGTGATATTAATTCTTCAACTAATAGAGATACTTATTGGAATCGTAATTTAAGTGAAAAGGCTAGAGAACTTTTTGAAGAGGATCAACAATACTTTTTACACCAAAGTTTAAGTACGCCCGTTCTAAATGTATTAAGTAAATGTGACGGGGCTTATTTATACGACATGGATGGAAAGAAATATTTAGATTTACACGGAAATGGAGTACACAACGCAGGATTTAATAATGATTATGTTATTGAAAAAGTAATCGATGCTCTAAAGGAAAAGAAAACCTTTACTCCAAGGAGATATACAAATGAACAAGCTGTAAACCTTGCAAAAAAGCTAATTGAAATAACACCAAAAGGATTAGACCGTGTCTTATTTGCACCTGGTGGATCAGAAGCAATCGAAATGGCTGTCATGCTAGCAAAACAAATTACTGGTAAATGGAAGACAATTTCCTTTTGGGATTCATATCACGGAACAGGTTTTCAAGCAGCAAGCATTGGTGGAGAAGAGCTCTTTAAAGGCGGAAACGGTCCAATGGTTCCTGGTGCATTACATGTAGAATTTCCTAACTATTTAAGAAATCCTTGGAATTTTACAAATCAAGAAGATGTCGATAATGAAATACTTCGTCAAATGACATTACTTTTCGAAAAAGAGGGCGAAATAGCTTGTGTAATTGGTGAACCAATAAGCGCTACTCCAGTTATGCCGAGCAAAAATTTCTGGCTGAAAGTAAAAGAGTTATGTAATAAGTACGGAGCATTACTAATCTTTGATGAAATAATAGAAGGGTTTGGAAGAACAGGAAAAATGTTTGCTTTCGAACATTATGTTACACCAGATATTTTAGTTTTAGGAAAAACATTAGGTGGAGGACTATTTCCCTTTGCAGGAATCATGTCAAAGGAAGAATACAATATACTAGAAAATCGCTCAATTGGACATTACACACATGAAAAAAACGGAATTTGTGCCACTGCCGGTTTAGCAACAATTGAATATATTGAAAATGAAAACTTAGTAGAAAATGCAAACCGATTAGGCCAATATTTAATTGAAGAACTTCGAAAAATGGTTGCTCGATACGATATCCTTGGTGGCGTAGACGGAATCGGATTTCATTTAGGAATTGATATCGTAAAAAACAAGGATACAATGCAAAGAGGAATTGAAGAAGCCGAATCAATCATGTATATGTGCATGGAAAATGGACTAGCATTCAAGTTGATTGAAGGCAATATTATAACAATGCGACCATCTCTTATATTAACAAAGGAAGAAGTGGATTTTATTTTAAAGACGCTTGAGGATGCAATTAAAAGGGTTGTTAGTGGAGAAGTGTATAAATAG
- a CDS encoding aspartate aminotransferase family protein, with product MLNNHLKREGDINSSPLRTEWMDQLNLNSKEVIEEDERVFVRQSMSTPCLNGVVDAQGSYLIDVNGKKYLDFHGNSSHQVGYKNPYVVDAIKRQIDELPFIPRRFTAEIVIKAANALINKTTSNDYKVLFTPSGSAAVGLALKIARKVTGRHKVISLWESFHGAGLDAISVGGEFVFKKDMGPLMPGTLKAIPFNGYRNLLKSESHEDVANFCLDHIEYMIEHEGEIGAILLEPIRATDTHIPPKSYFKRLREICDRRGILLIFDEVPTALMRSGKFYVHQNFDIEPDLLVLGKGLGGAVIPQAAVLTRTKYDVAEEISLGHYTHEKPALGCAAICSTIEYIDDYNLEENCQIQSKYVKTKLDELYGKYEEIGDIRVAGLLISIELVTSRETKEKNDELAEKILYYCLNNGLSFKLSGGNCITWHPPLIVTKNELEFAVGLLEEGLKRFS from the coding sequence ATGCTAAATAATCATTTGAAAAGAGAAGGCGACATTAATTCAAGTCCTCTTCGTACTGAATGGATGGATCAATTAAATCTGAACAGTAAAGAAGTTATTGAAGAGGATGAGAGGGTTTTTGTCAGACAATCAATGTCTACACCATGTCTCAATGGAGTAGTTGATGCACAAGGAAGTTATTTAATTGATGTGAATGGGAAGAAATATTTAGATTTTCATGGAAATAGCTCACATCAAGTGGGGTATAAAAACCCATATGTAGTTGATGCAATTAAAAGACAAATTGATGAGCTTCCCTTTATTCCAAGAAGATTTACAGCTGAAATAGTCATTAAAGCTGCGAATGCATTAATAAATAAGACAACTTCAAATGATTATAAAGTATTATTTACGCCATCTGGAAGTGCAGCAGTTGGATTAGCTCTTAAAATTGCACGAAAAGTGACCGGACGTCATAAAGTCATTTCATTGTGGGAATCGTTCCATGGAGCTGGTTTAGATGCAATTTCAGTTGGTGGAGAATTTGTTTTTAAAAAAGATATGGGTCCACTTATGCCTGGTACATTAAAAGCAATTCCTTTTAATGGATATCGTAATCTATTAAAAAGTGAATCTCATGAAGATGTAGCCAATTTTTGCCTAGACCATATTGAATATATGATTGAGCACGAAGGTGAAATAGGAGCTATTCTTTTAGAACCAATTAGAGCAACGGATACACACATTCCACCTAAGTCCTACTTTAAAAGATTAAGAGAGATTTGTGATCGACGCGGAATTTTATTAATATTTGATGAAGTTCCGACAGCTTTAATGAGAAGTGGCAAGTTTTATGTCCATCAAAATTTTGACATCGAACCTGATCTTTTAGTTCTTGGAAAAGGTCTAGGTGGAGCGGTAATTCCTCAAGCGGCTGTACTAACTCGTACTAAATATGATGTTGCTGAAGAAATATCACTTGGTCACTATACACATGAGAAACCAGCATTAGGATGTGCAGCGATTTGTTCAACAATCGAGTATATAGATGACTATAACTTGGAAGAAAATTGCCAAATTCAATCTAAGTACGTAAAGACAAAACTAGATGAGCTTTATGGGAAATATGAGGAAATTGGCGATATTCGAGTTGCAGGTCTATTAATCTCAATCGAACTAGTTACGTCTCGCGAAACAAAAGAAAAGAATGATGAATTAGCTGAAAAAATTCTTTATTATTGTTTAAACAATGGACTGTCATTTAAGCTTTCAGGAGGAAATTGCATAACATGGCATCCACCTTTAATCGTTACAAAAAATGAGCTAGAGTTTGCTGTTGGACTTCTTGAAGAAGGCTTGAAAAGGTTTAGTTAA